In Salinibacterium sp. dk2585, a single window of DNA contains:
- a CDS encoding vitamin K epoxide reductase family protein: MVDVQRARRQVWALLAIAAVALSIGIACFFLTVHAFGGMSPESRVEALLLGVPAPTAALPLATLVIALAIIRAAALRSPGGTRTAPRRLAGALLVIAGGIGLLAAWALTADKVVTLTQPEAPLECNFSLLVQCGANLESWQGSLLGFPNPLLGLVGWSAAIAVGVCLFVGIRITDWLWVAFTVGVAAAMAFVLWLIGQSVYVLGTLCPWCMVTWIVTIPVFWWVSAELARRVGGPRLSAGGARAAGWWPTLTVFSYLVVAVLAQLQLDVIARL; encoded by the coding sequence ATGGTCGATGTCCAGCGTGCCCGCCGTCAGGTCTGGGCGCTTCTCGCAATCGCCGCCGTGGCCCTGTCCATCGGGATCGCATGCTTCTTCTTGACAGTGCATGCCTTCGGCGGCATGTCCCCCGAGTCGCGGGTCGAAGCGCTCCTCCTGGGGGTGCCCGCGCCGACCGCCGCCCTTCCGCTTGCGACCTTGGTCATCGCCCTCGCGATCATCCGCGCGGCGGCCCTGCGCTCGCCCGGGGGCACCCGAACGGCACCGCGGCGGCTGGCTGGAGCGTTGCTCGTCATCGCGGGCGGGATCGGCTTGCTCGCCGCATGGGCGCTCACGGCGGACAAGGTCGTGACGCTGACCCAACCCGAGGCACCTCTCGAATGCAATTTCAGCCTGCTGGTGCAGTGCGGCGCCAACCTCGAGTCGTGGCAGGGCTCACTGCTCGGCTTTCCCAATCCGCTGCTCGGCCTGGTGGGATGGTCGGCAGCGATCGCGGTGGGCGTCTGCCTCTTCGTCGGCATCCGCATCACGGACTGGCTCTGGGTCGCCTTCACGGTCGGTGTCGCGGCAGCGATGGCATTCGTGCTGTGGCTCATCGGCCAGAGCGTCTACGTGCTCGGCACGCTGTGCCCATGGTGCATGGTCACGTGGATCGTCACGATTCCCGTGTTCTGGTGGGTCTCGGCAGAACTCGCGCGGCGGGTCGGAGGCCCCCGGCTCTCAGCCGGGGGCGCCCGCGCTGCAGGGTGGTGGCCCACCCTGACGGTATTCAGCTACCTCGTCGTGGCCGTCCTCGCACAGCTACAGCTCGACGTGATCGCTCGTCTCTGA
- a CDS encoding folylpolyglutamate synthase/dihydrofolate synthase family protein, which translates to MSELTNDPELSDDALLQGDADTVYAELLARVGEATPRVRLEPTRRAAALLGDPQAAAPVIHVAGTNGKTSTARMIDSLLRAHGLRTGLLTSPHLSRVNERILIDGEPISNEAFIANWRDIQPYLQMTDAQLEEEGEAPLTFFEAFTLLAFASFADAPVDVVVLETGMGGEWDSTNIADGAVAVLTPIALDHMHRLGSTVQEIARTKAGIIKPGAIVVSAQQDATALAELQAKSREAGAELVLQGEAFDVAASTVAVGGQLVSVRGRAATYSEVFLPLYGTHQAQNAALAVAAVESFLGGGAQAIVSDVIEQGLAESTSPGRLELIGVDPTVIVDAAHNPQGAESIVAAMRDYFDFDEIAVVLGVLEDKDLDGIVARLAPMATRFYVTQSESERAVASDDLAYVVRNLAGADATWEYDVLAEAMDAARRWASEAPKRAVIVTGSITLVGEAMDLARSEGWKA; encoded by the coding sequence ATGTCTGAACTCACGAATGATCCCGAGCTGTCGGACGACGCCCTGCTGCAGGGCGACGCCGACACCGTCTACGCCGAACTGCTCGCGCGCGTGGGCGAGGCGACACCGCGGGTGCGACTCGAGCCGACGCGGCGTGCGGCAGCCCTCCTGGGTGATCCGCAGGCCGCCGCGCCCGTCATCCACGTCGCGGGCACCAACGGCAAGACGAGCACGGCCCGCATGATCGACAGCCTGCTCAGGGCACACGGCCTGCGCACGGGGCTCCTCACGAGCCCGCACCTCAGCCGCGTCAATGAGCGCATCCTCATCGACGGTGAACCCATCAGCAATGAGGCGTTCATCGCGAACTGGCGTGACATCCAGCCCTACCTCCAGATGACCGACGCCCAGCTCGAGGAGGAGGGTGAAGCGCCGCTGACATTCTTCGAAGCATTCACCCTGCTCGCCTTTGCAAGCTTTGCGGATGCGCCCGTCGACGTCGTCGTGCTCGAGACCGGCATGGGCGGCGAGTGGGATTCGACCAACATCGCCGACGGCGCGGTTGCCGTGCTCACCCCCATCGCCCTCGACCACATGCACCGCCTCGGTTCGACCGTGCAGGAGATCGCGCGCACGAAGGCCGGCATCATCAAGCCCGGCGCGATCGTCGTCTCGGCCCAACAGGATGCGACGGCCCTGGCGGAGCTGCAGGCGAAGTCCCGCGAGGCGGGCGCCGAGCTCGTGCTCCAGGGTGAGGCCTTCGATGTGGCCGCCTCGACTGTTGCCGTGGGGGGACAGCTTGTCTCCGTGCGGGGGCGCGCGGCGACCTACTCCGAGGTCTTCCTGCCGCTGTATGGAACCCACCAGGCGCAGAACGCCGCGCTGGCGGTTGCCGCTGTTGAGTCGTTCCTCGGCGGCGGTGCCCAGGCGATCGTCAGCGACGTGATCGAACAGGGCCTCGCCGAGTCAACGTCACCCGGGCGGCTCGAACTCATCGGCGTGGACCCCACCGTCATCGTCGACGCCGCCCACAACCCTCAGGGCGCGGAGTCCATCGTCGCTGCCATGCGGGACTACTTCGACTTCGACGAAATCGCCGTCGTGCTGGGCGTGCTCGAGGACAAGGACCTGGACGGCATTGTGGCGAGGCTTGCCCCGATGGCGACCCGCTTCTACGTGACCCAATCGGAATCCGAGCGAGCCGTGGCATCCGACGACCTCGCCTATGTCGTGCGCAACCTCGCGGGAGCCGACGCCACCTGGGAGTACGACGTGCTCGCCGAGGCAATGGATGCCGCGCGGCGCTGGGCCTCAGAAGCGCCCAAGCGCGCCGTCATCGTGACTGGGTCCATCACGCTCGTGGGTGAAGCGATGGACCTGGCCAGGAGCGAGGGGTGGAAGGCATGA
- a CDS encoding enoyl-CoA hydratase/isomerase family protein → MTANDDAKNSTVLLSVTDGLARVTLNRPARLNAIDADAADRWRDVAREVTERDDVQAVLLDAAGPAFCAGGDVQAMATADYDAASIADHADVIHEGHALLRAGTKPIVAAVQGAVAGGGLGFMLCADYIIAADTAFFASRYAAIGLTPDCGVSTLLTEAVGMRRALQLALSDVRLTADEAREWGLVTEVVQADQIATRAEEVATHWLAGAAGAYGEARRLLRAAPLRPVQESLDDEARTIARAFSTPDAQRLIAAFTAPRKR, encoded by the coding sequence ATGACCGCCAATGACGACGCCAAGAACTCGACCGTACTGCTCAGCGTGACCGACGGGCTCGCCCGGGTCACCCTCAACCGTCCCGCTCGCCTGAACGCGATCGATGCCGACGCGGCAGATCGCTGGCGCGACGTCGCCCGCGAGGTCACGGAGCGCGACGACGTGCAAGCGGTGCTGCTGGATGCCGCGGGGCCGGCATTCTGCGCGGGTGGCGACGTGCAGGCGATGGCGACCGCAGACTACGACGCCGCATCGATCGCCGACCACGCAGACGTGATCCACGAGGGTCACGCCCTCCTGCGAGCGGGCACGAAGCCGATCGTCGCAGCGGTCCAGGGCGCGGTCGCGGGCGGCGGCCTCGGATTCATGCTCTGCGCCGACTACATCATCGCCGCCGACACGGCTTTCTTCGCATCCCGCTATGCCGCGATCGGCCTCACCCCCGACTGCGGCGTGAGCACGCTCCTCACGGAGGCGGTCGGCATGCGCCGCGCACTCCAGTTGGCCCTCAGCGACGTGCGCCTCACGGCGGACGAGGCGAGGGAGTGGGGGCTCGTCACCGAGGTCGTGCAGGCAGACCAGATCGCGACTCGAGCCGAGGAGGTCGCGACACATTGGCTCGCGGGGGCGGCCGGCGCCTACGGAGAAGCGCGACGCCTCCTCAGGGCCGCACCCCTCCGCCCGGTGCAGGAGTCCCTCGACGATGAGGCGCGCACGATCGCGCGGGCGTTCAGCACCCCGGATGCGCAGCGTCTCATCGCCGCCTTCACCGCCCCACGGAAGCGCTAG
- the ndk gene encoding nucleoside-diphosphate kinase — protein MEIEETLVLVKPDGVARGLTGEILRRIESKGYQLVDLRLVQADRELLAKHYAEHEGKPFYEPLVEFMESGPVVAIRLAGNRVIEGFRSLAGTTDPTTAAPGTIRGDLGRDWGARVQQNLVHGSDSPESAARELALWFD, from the coding sequence ATGGAAATCGAAGAAACACTCGTCCTGGTCAAGCCCGACGGCGTTGCCCGTGGCCTGACGGGGGAAATCCTCCGCCGCATCGAGTCGAAGGGGTACCAGCTCGTCGACCTGCGCCTCGTGCAGGCCGATCGTGAGCTGCTGGCGAAGCACTACGCCGAGCACGAGGGCAAGCCCTTCTATGAGCCCCTGGTCGAGTTCATGGAGAGCGGACCGGTCGTCGCCATCCGCCTCGCGGGCAACCGCGTGATCGAGGGCTTCCGTTCCCTCGCCGGGACAACCGACCCCACTACGGCGGCGCCAGGCACTATCCGCGGCGACCTCGGGCGCGACTGGGGTGCTCGTGTGCAGCAGAACCTCGTGCACGGCAGCGACTCGCCCGAGTCTGCAGCGCGGGAACTCGCGCTCTGGTTCGACTGA
- a CDS encoding L,D-transpeptidase — protein sequence MERRSTTHVAGAGIAIAVAGLCAVLLWPRDDDAPAEKASTSTESTAKARPSPTPSPSPVEQYPADPSTYDLAALPATQVYSVIPELPLDPEPDAPVLPLTASALAPAIPVFAEPGALPVAQLPQAQAHDGTAVPVIEQHAHWVRVLLPARAGLPSGGVVGQTTGWLRAADVTLSENPYLVRVSLSVGTISVTESGQSVYESSGFGFGTPATPTPLGRTFVMTVFTDPAATYTRGNPTTALAVQSPTLDGFGGASVAVTAFHYHDARSGPISNGCVRVDAATAQYLAALPLGTPVLVAP from the coding sequence GTGGAGAGGCGGAGCACGACGCACGTCGCGGGGGCGGGCATCGCGATCGCGGTGGCGGGGCTGTGTGCCGTGCTCCTCTGGCCGCGCGATGACGACGCCCCCGCCGAGAAGGCGTCCACGAGCACCGAGAGCACCGCGAAAGCGCGCCCCAGCCCCACTCCAAGCCCCAGTCCTGTCGAGCAATACCCGGCGGATCCCTCCACCTACGACCTCGCGGCGCTGCCGGCGACACAGGTGTACTCGGTCATCCCCGAGCTGCCGCTCGACCCCGAGCCGGATGCGCCCGTGCTGCCCCTGACCGCATCGGCGCTTGCCCCGGCGATCCCCGTCTTCGCCGAACCCGGCGCATTGCCCGTCGCCCAGCTTCCTCAGGCGCAGGCCCATGATGGCACCGCGGTCCCCGTGATCGAGCAGCACGCGCACTGGGTTCGGGTGCTCCTGCCAGCGCGGGCCGGCCTTCCCTCTGGCGGTGTCGTGGGCCAGACGACGGGGTGGCTTCGTGCCGCCGACGTGACGCTCAGCGAGAACCCCTACCTCGTGCGCGTGAGCCTCTCCGTGGGCACCATCTCCGTCACGGAGTCGGGGCAGAGCGTCTACGAGAGTTCCGGTTTCGGCTTCGGCACGCCGGCGACGCCCACCCCGCTCGGCCGCACCTTCGTCATGACGGTGTTCACCGACCCGGCAGCCACGTACACGCGGGGCAACCCGACGACTGCCCTCGCGGTGCAGTCGCCGACCCTCGATGGCTTTGGGGGAGCATCCGTCGCCGTCACGGCATTCCACTATCACGACGCCCGCTCCGGCCCGATCTCCAACGGATGCGTCCGCGTCGACGCGGCGACGGCACAGTACCTCGCGGCCCTGCCACTCGGCACGCCCGTACTGGTGGCCCCCTGA
- the ileS gene encoding isoleucine--tRNA ligase: MTYPRPSHDGTPAGPVTPSPDFPAIEKGILAFWKGDDTFQASIDNREGCDEWVFYDGPPFANGLPHYGHLLTGYAKDLFPRYQTMRGKQVHRRFGWDTHGLPAELEAMRQLGITRKDEIESMGVEAFNATARESVLRYTNEWREYVTRQARWVDFDNDYKTLDISFMESVIWAFKRLYDKGLAYEGFRVLPYCWNDETPLSNHELRMDDDVYKMRQDQTVTVTFPLVGEKAEALGLTGVRALAWTTTPWTLPTNAALAVGPEIEYAVIPSGPLGAGDGSAEAVSQYLLAADTVAAYAKDLGYESAADAVASVARTLKGADLGGVKYDRLWDFYADAEGYENAWQILVAEYVATGEGTGIVHQAPAYGEDDQVTCAKAGIPVVISVDDGGRFLPAVEPVAGLQVFDANKPLTQLLKADGRLVQQKSYEHSYPHCWRCRQPLIYKAVSSWFIRVPEFRDRAVEINEQINWVPENVKHGQFGKWMANARDWSISRNRYWGSPIPVWKSDNPEYPRVDVYGSLEELERDFGTLPRNAEGEPDLHRPFIDDLTRPNPDDPTGQSTMRRIEDVLDVWFDSGSMPYAQVHYPFENKDWFDTHNPADFIVEYIGQTRGWFYTMHVLSTALFDRPAFKNVISHGIVLGNDGQKMSKSLRNYPDVNEVFERDGADAMRWFLMSSSVIRGGNLIVTEEGIREGVRQFLLPLWSTYYFFTLYANAAQEGGYQASRRTDSSHVLDRYLLAKTRQLVTDVTAHLDALDSPLAANALRDFADVLTNWYVRRSRDRFWAGTDKDAFDTLYTVLETLTRLAAPLAPLVSEKVWQGLTGGRSVHLTDWPDAQEFPADATLAATMDRVREIASAGLALRKATGRRVRLPLASLTVVSDDGARLAEFSAIVRDELNVKSVELVPLEEDSLSAFGIERKLTVNARAAGPRIGKAVQQVIAAAKSGDWTPAGDNVIAGGVELLPGEFELQLTAGSSEQAISFLPGGGFVLLDTATTPELEAEGLARDLVRAVQDARRGAGFDVSDRIRLDVFAETDADADALESFTELVSRETLSREMRVHHGGGALLQGDAGGHRAEIRAGQYSNAGRIVLDVARWGEGIDV, from the coding sequence TTGACCTACCCGCGCCCCTCCCACGACGGTACGCCCGCAGGCCCCGTGACGCCGAGCCCTGACTTCCCGGCCATCGAGAAGGGCATCCTCGCCTTCTGGAAGGGCGACGACACCTTCCAGGCGTCGATCGACAATCGCGAGGGATGCGATGAGTGGGTCTTCTACGACGGCCCGCCCTTCGCGAACGGCCTGCCGCACTACGGCCACCTTCTGACGGGCTACGCGAAGGACCTGTTCCCGCGCTACCAGACCATGCGCGGCAAGCAGGTGCACCGCCGCTTCGGCTGGGACACCCACGGGCTCCCAGCCGAGCTCGAGGCGATGCGCCAGCTGGGCATCACCCGCAAGGACGAGATCGAGTCGATGGGCGTCGAGGCATTCAATGCGACGGCGCGCGAGTCAGTGCTCCGGTACACGAACGAGTGGCGGGAGTACGTCACCCGGCAGGCTCGCTGGGTCGACTTCGATAACGACTACAAGACCCTCGACATTTCCTTCATGGAGTCGGTCATCTGGGCTTTCAAGCGCCTCTACGACAAGGGCCTCGCCTATGAGGGCTTCCGAGTGCTCCCGTACTGCTGGAACGACGAGACGCCGCTCTCCAACCACGAGCTGCGCATGGATGACGACGTCTACAAGATGCGCCAGGACCAGACCGTCACGGTCACCTTCCCGCTCGTGGGGGAGAAGGCCGAGGCGCTCGGGCTGACGGGCGTGCGCGCCCTCGCGTGGACGACGACCCCCTGGACGCTCCCCACCAACGCGGCCCTCGCCGTTGGCCCCGAGATTGAGTACGCCGTGATCCCGAGCGGTCCGCTCGGCGCGGGTGACGGCTCGGCCGAGGCGGTCTCCCAGTACCTCCTCGCTGCCGATACGGTCGCTGCTTATGCGAAGGACCTCGGTTACGAGAGCGCAGCGGATGCCGTGGCATCCGTCGCCCGCACCCTCAAGGGCGCCGATCTGGGCGGTGTGAAGTACGACCGGCTCTGGGACTTCTATGCCGACGCGGAGGGCTACGAGAATGCGTGGCAGATCCTCGTCGCCGAGTACGTCGCGACGGGCGAGGGCACGGGCATCGTGCACCAGGCCCCCGCCTACGGCGAAGACGACCAGGTGACGTGCGCCAAGGCGGGCATCCCCGTCGTGATCTCAGTCGATGACGGTGGTCGCTTCTTGCCCGCCGTCGAGCCGGTCGCCGGCCTGCAGGTCTTCGACGCCAACAAGCCGCTCACCCAGCTGCTGAAGGCCGACGGACGCCTCGTGCAGCAGAAGAGCTATGAGCACAGCTACCCGCACTGCTGGCGCTGCCGCCAGCCGCTCATCTACAAAGCGGTCTCGAGCTGGTTCATCCGCGTGCCCGAGTTCCGCGACCGCGCGGTCGAGATCAACGAGCAGATCAACTGGGTGCCGGAGAACGTCAAGCACGGCCAGTTCGGCAAGTGGATGGCGAACGCCCGCGACTGGTCGATCTCGCGCAACCGCTACTGGGGTTCGCCAATCCCGGTCTGGAAGAGCGACAACCCCGAGTACCCCCGCGTCGATGTCTACGGCTCCCTCGAGGAGCTCGAGCGCGACTTCGGCACGCTGCCACGCAATGCCGAGGGCGAGCCCGACCTGCACCGCCCCTTCATCGACGACCTGACGCGCCCGAACCCGGATGACCCGACGGGCCAGTCGACCATGCGTCGCATCGAGGACGTGCTCGACGTCTGGTTCGACTCCGGTTCAATGCCCTACGCCCAGGTGCACTACCCCTTCGAGAACAAGGATTGGTTCGACACCCACAACCCGGCCGACTTCATCGTCGAGTACATCGGCCAGACGCGCGGCTGGTTCTACACGATGCACGTGCTCTCGACCGCGCTCTTCGACCGTCCGGCCTTCAAGAACGTCATCAGCCACGGCATCGTGCTCGGCAACGATGGCCAGAAGATGTCGAAGTCGCTGCGCAACTACCCCGATGTCAACGAGGTTTTCGAACGCGATGGCGCGGATGCCATGCGCTGGTTCCTCATGTCGTCCTCGGTCATCCGCGGTGGCAACCTCATCGTGACGGAGGAAGGCATCCGCGAGGGAGTGCGCCAGTTCCTCCTTCCGCTCTGGAGCACCTACTACTTCTTCACCCTCTACGCGAACGCGGCGCAGGAGGGCGGCTATCAGGCGAGCCGCCGCACCGACTCGAGCCACGTGCTCGATCGCTACCTGCTCGCGAAGACCCGACAGCTGGTGACGGATGTCACGGCTCACCTCGACGCCCTCGACTCGCCGCTCGCCGCCAATGCGCTCCGCGACTTCGCCGACGTGCTCACGAACTGGTACGTGCGCAGGAGTCGCGACCGCTTCTGGGCGGGCACCGACAAGGACGCTTTCGACACGCTCTACACCGTGTTGGAGACCCTGACCCGGCTCGCCGCCCCGCTCGCACCGCTCGTGAGCGAGAAGGTGTGGCAGGGCCTCACCGGCGGGCGCAGCGTGCACCTCACCGACTGGCCAGACGCGCAGGAGTTCCCGGCTGACGCGACTCTTGCAGCCACGATGGACCGCGTGCGCGAGATCGCCTCCGCCGGGCTCGCCCTTCGCAAGGCGACTGGTCGCCGCGTGCGTTTGCCGCTCGCGAGCCTCACGGTCGTGAGCGACGACGGCGCACGCCTCGCGGAGTTCAGCGCGATCGTGCGCGACGAACTCAACGTCAAATCGGTCGAACTTGTGCCGCTGGAGGAGGACAGCCTCAGTGCCTTCGGCATCGAGCGCAAGCTCACGGTCAACGCCCGCGCGGCAGGCCCCCGCATCGGCAAGGCCGTGCAACAGGTCATCGCGGCGGCGAAGTCCGGCGACTGGACTCCCGCCGGCGACAATGTGATCGCAGGCGGCGTCGAACTGCTGCCGGGGGAGTTCGAGTTGCAGCTCACGGCAGGGTCCTCCGAGCAGGCCATCAGCTTTCTACCCGGCGGTGGCTTCGTGCTGCTCGACACCGCGACGACGCCTGAGCTTGAGGCGGAGGGACTCGCACGTGACCTCGTGAGGGCCGTGCAGGACGCTCGCCGTGGCGCCGGATTCGACGTGAGCGACCGCATCCGCCTTGACGTCTTCGCTGAGACGGACGCGGATGCCGACGCGCTCGAGTCGTTCACGGAACTCGTGTCGCGAGAGACCCTGTCACGCGAGATGCGAGTGCATCACGGCGGCGGAGCGTTACTGCAGGGCGACGCCGGCGGGCACCGTGCCGAGATTCGCGCCGGGCAGTACTCGAATGCGGGCCGCATCGTGCTCGATGTTGCGCGCTGGGGAGAGGGAATCGATGTCTGA
- a CDS encoding catalase yields the protein MASDKQATSTARGTLTTRQGHPVVDNQNTRSVGARGPATLENYQFLEKISHFDRERIPERVVHARGFVSYGYFEATGKVGDEPIEKYTRAKLFNTAGKRTDVAVRLSSVIGGRDSSEAARDPRGFAVKFYTEDGNWDLVGNNLAVFFIRDAIKFPDVIHSLKPDPVTFRQEPARIFDFMSQTPESMHMLVNLFSPRGIPASYRTMQGFGVNTYRWVNAEGVSHLVKYHWIPKAGVKSFTEADAAAVQAGDLGHASHDMFQAIEEGDYPEWELYVQLMSDDEHPELDFDPLDDTKVWPENEFPTRHVGTMVLNRNVENFFAENEQIAFGTGVLVDGLEFSDDKMLVGRTFSYSDTQRYRVGPNYLQLPVNRAKNAKVATNQRDGQMTYFVDGGDENPHVNYEPSITGGLAEAPREHQSEIGPEITARLVRARIPRTNDYMQAGQRYQLLEDWEKDDLVLNFVTLIGEAARPVQERMLWHFYMCDDELGARVGEGLGIGLEEVADLGPLATQTLNAEESQRMQNLGKNGHRNVEGLTMTHCVPNERVNMVDVPVMS from the coding sequence ATGGCATCCGACAAGCAGGCGACGTCGACGGCGCGGGGCACACTGACCACCAGGCAGGGGCATCCGGTTGTCGACAACCAGAACACGCGCTCGGTGGGCGCGCGAGGGCCGGCAACGCTCGAGAACTACCAGTTCCTCGAGAAGATCAGCCACTTCGACCGCGAGCGCATCCCGGAGCGCGTCGTGCATGCCCGCGGCTTCGTCTCCTATGGCTACTTCGAGGCGACCGGCAAAGTCGGCGACGAACCCATTGAGAAGTACACGCGGGCGAAGCTCTTCAACACGGCTGGCAAGCGCACGGATGTCGCCGTGCGCCTCTCGAGCGTCATCGGCGGTCGCGATTCATCCGAGGCGGCGCGCGACCCGCGCGGCTTCGCCGTCAAGTTCTATACGGAGGACGGCAACTGGGACCTCGTGGGCAACAACCTCGCGGTCTTCTTCATCCGTGACGCGATCAAGTTCCCTGACGTCATCCACTCGCTTAAGCCCGATCCGGTGACCTTCCGCCAGGAGCCAGCACGCATCTTCGACTTCATGTCGCAGACCCCGGAGTCGATGCACATGCTCGTGAACCTCTTCAGCCCGCGCGGCATCCCGGCGAGCTACCGCACGATGCAGGGCTTCGGAGTCAACACCTACCGCTGGGTCAACGCGGAGGGCGTCAGCCACTTGGTCAAGTACCACTGGATTCCCAAGGCCGGGGTCAAGAGCTTCACCGAGGCGGATGCCGCGGCCGTGCAGGCGGGCGACCTCGGTCACGCCTCCCACGACATGTTCCAAGCGATCGAGGAGGGCGACTACCCCGAGTGGGAGCTCTACGTGCAACTCATGAGCGATGACGAGCACCCCGAACTCGACTTCGACCCGCTCGACGACACCAAAGTGTGGCCCGAGAACGAGTTCCCCACGCGGCACGTCGGCACCATGGTGCTCAACCGCAATGTCGAGAACTTCTTCGCAGAGAACGAGCAGATCGCCTTCGGCACGGGGGTCCTGGTCGACGGACTCGAGTTCTCCGACGACAAGATGCTCGTCGGTCGCACCTTCTCCTACAGTGACACGCAGCGGTACCGCGTCGGCCCGAACTACCTGCAGCTGCCGGTGAACCGGGCGAAGAACGCGAAGGTCGCGACGAATCAGCGTGACGGCCAGATGACCTACTTCGTTGACGGCGGCGATGAGAACCCCCACGTCAACTACGAGCCGTCGATCACGGGTGGCCTCGCAGAAGCGCCGCGCGAGCACCAGTCCGAGATCGGCCCCGAGATCACTGCGCGACTCGTGCGCGCCCGCATCCCGCGCACGAACGACTACATGCAGGCCGGACAGCGCTACCAGCTCCTGGAGGACTGGGAGAAGGACGACCTCGTGCTCAACTTCGTCACCCTCATCGGGGAGGCCGCGCGGCCCGTGCAGGAACGGATGCTGTGGCACTTCTACATGTGCGACGACGAACTCGGCGCGCGGGTGGGTGAGGGCCTGGGCATCGGGCTCGAGGAGGTGGCCGATCTCGGTCCGCTCGCGACGCAGACGCTCAACGCCGAAGAGAGCCAGCGCATGCAGAATCTGGGCAAGAACGGTCACCGCAATGTCGAGGGCCTCACGATGACCCACTGTGTTCCCAACGAGCGGGTCAACATGGTCGACGTCCCCGTCATGTCCTGA
- a CDS encoding MalY/PatB family protein: protein MTISVPSLEQLRTRSSAKWRTYPDDVLPLFVAELDFALAAPIAEALHDSIRRSDTGYASGDAELPEAFSRFAAERWGWSVDIQHVRSTADVSMGIVECLRRVTETGDRVVITPPVYPPFFDLVRESGAAVVAVPLRDSDASDHSAWSLDLDAIEAAFRDGAKAMVLCNPHNPLGHPHPRSELEELARIADRYGVTIVSDEIHAPLTHSDGDSVPYLTVSQEARDHGIAITSASKAFNLAGLKCAVMVTASARMRAVVSGMYQEVFWRTSHLGAIASVAAFRYGSAWLDDAIATLEGNRSLLTRLLAEKLPGVAYREPAASYLAWLDFRALGLGDNPAERLLSDARVALSPGPDFGGQGTGFARLNFGCSPEVLTEAIERIAAATIGSHDRQ, encoded by the coding sequence ATGACGATCTCGGTTCCGTCCCTCGAGCAACTCCGAACCCGTTCGAGCGCAAAGTGGCGCACATACCCCGACGACGTGCTCCCCCTCTTCGTCGCCGAACTCGACTTCGCGCTCGCCGCACCCATCGCAGAGGCACTGCACGACAGCATCCGTCGCAGCGACACGGGGTACGCATCGGGCGACGCTGAGCTTCCCGAGGCCTTCAGCCGCTTTGCCGCCGAGCGCTGGGGCTGGAGCGTCGACATCCAGCACGTGCGTTCGACGGCGGACGTCAGCATGGGCATTGTCGAGTGCCTGCGCCGCGTCACCGAGACAGGCGACCGGGTCGTCATCACGCCACCCGTCTATCCGCCGTTCTTCGACCTCGTCCGCGAATCGGGAGCCGCCGTCGTCGCGGTGCCGCTTCGAGATTCGGATGCCTCGGACCACTCCGCATGGAGCCTCGATCTCGATGCCATCGAGGCCGCGTTCCGCGACGGAGCGAAGGCCATGGTGCTGTGCAACCCGCACAATCCCCTCGGACATCCGCACCCGCGGAGCGAACTCGAGGAACTGGCCCGCATCGCCGACCGCTACGGCGTCACGATCGTGAGTGACGAGATCCATGCTCCCCTCACGCACAGCGATGGCGACTCTGTGCCTTACCTCACGGTGAGCCAGGAGGCCCGCGACCACGGCATCGCGATCACATCCGCGAGCAAGGCCTTCAACCTGGCCGGGCTGAAGTGCGCCGTCATGGTGACGGCAAGTGCGCGCATGCGTGCCGTCGTGTCCGGCATGTACCAGGAGGTCTTCTGGCGCACCTCACACCTTGGTGCCATCGCGAGCGTCGCGGCGTTCCGCTATGGCAGCGCGTGGCTCGACGATGCCATCGCGACGCTCGAAGGCAATCGCTCGCTGCTCACGCGCCTACTCGCTGAGAAGCTCCCCGGCGTCGCCTATCGCGAGCCCGCTGCGAGCTACCTCGCGTGGCTCGACTTCAGGGCGCTCGGGCTCGGCGACAACCCGGCCGAGCGCCTGCTCTCGGATGCCCGCGTCGCCCTCAGCCCGGGCCCGGACTTTGGTGGGCAGGGCACAGGTTTCGCCCGCCTGAACTTCGGATGTTCGCCGGAAGTGCTAACGGAGGCGATCGAGCGCATCGCCGCCGCTACCATCGGCTCCCATGACCGCCAATGA
- a CDS encoding DUF4233 domain-containing protein: MMARAPRQRRIRSVTESLLSIVLGLEAALVFFVALTIFGLDILPPLVALGGGVLLIALLLVTAAYLRFPWAEWLGWALQVGLIALGLLLPALYVSGAIFVAIWIYCFVTGRKLDRRNAAMGITPA; encoded by the coding sequence ATGATGGCCCGCGCGCCCCGGCAGCGCCGTATCCGCAGCGTGACCGAGAGCCTGCTCTCGATCGTGCTCGGCCTCGAGGCGGCCCTCGTGTTCTTTGTCGCGCTCACGATCTTCGGGCTCGACATCCTGCCGCCCCTCGTGGCGCTCGGCGGGGGAGTGCTGCTCATCGCGCTGCTCCTGGTCACAGCGGCGTACCTGCGCTTCCCGTGGGCCGAGTGGCTGGGGTGGGCGCTCCAGGTCGGCCTCATCGCGCTGGGCCTACTCCTGCCGGCCCTCTACGTCTCGGGCGCCATCTTCGTGGCGATCTGGATCTATTGTTTCGTCACCGGTCGAAAGCTCGACCGACGCAATGCCGCGATGGGCATCACCCCCGCCTGA